Within the Aspergillus luchuensis IFO 4308 DNA, chromosome 5, nearly complete sequence genome, the region GCTGGGCCGAATCGGTCCCCTCCTCGGCCGGTGGGACGTATCCCGTGCCCACGGATATCAGTAGGTCGTGTGTCTGCGCGGATGGCCAGATAATTCGACATTCCTCCTGAGCAATCCCGTGCGGGTTGTTGGCACGGACGCCTCCATCCTGCAGAACGCCAATTTCGAACAAGTACTGGGATGGGAAAATCCTATGTCGGGTCAGCAAGAGACAAACTGCTGCGAAATTGAGGAATTGAGAAGGTCTCCTACCCGGGAGCTGCAGTACTGCATTTGAGGCTAATTTTGTCAGTTTCGTGAACAATAACTCTGTACACAAGCTCGAGGAAAACTCACGCTTTCCGTAACAACGGATTCTGGCTCTCGCCGTGCGGGACGATCCTTTGGTACGCTAAGTCAACAGATCCATGCCTCACTCCACGGTAATTGGGGAAGACAACCGGCCTTCCGTCAGAGATACGGCTTGCAACGATGGCGAGACGACGTCCTGCCGCCAATGGCGGCATCACATCAAACACCCGACGCCCCTGCTGACAGACCTGCTGGAGCGTTCGCTCTAACGCACCGGAGTCGTAGGCACCATCTCGCACGAGATTCAGGACGCAGCCCAACCAAGGCCATATTCGGGAAAGGGAGTAGGCAGGCTGGAATATGCATTGCGCCAAGTCGGGAAATCTTCGACATGCTTCTGCGGccgaggtgttgttgtagacCTGATCGGTCCCGATAACGGAACCTGCTCTCGGCGAGTTAGTAACCATGCTGGAGATTTTTGCATTCGAATCAGAGAGACCGCCCATGACGGCAAAAGAGGGTGCGACTTACCAACACTGGTGCCCGCGGTTAGATCTGGGATCTCCGGCAGCGTGATGGCGCCGGCAAGCCGTTGCTCCAGCGCTCGCAACAGGCCTAAGGTGACCATTCCCCGAATCCCGCCGCCATCGAGAGCCAGCACGACTGGGCGCTTGGCCGGAGGTAGTTGACGGACCGTCAACTGAAGAGCGCCCTGACACAGGGGACACTGGGCAAGGTCTCGGTGGTATTCCACGCCGCGGGCCCGCTGGCCCAACATCGTCACGCAGGTATCACATATGCCATGTCGACAAGGGGTCTGATGCTCGGCCCATCGACCAAGACAGAAGACACACGCCGTGGGTAAGGTTAGAGCAGACCACTGCCGACCGAAGCGAATCAATTCGTCCTGGCGGATAGCGCGTGAGGTGTGCACCGGGCTGAGACGGCGGAACTGTTCAGCGAAATAACTACGGATGGCGTCACTGTGTCCGCTGCCATCGGGATCTCCAACGGCTCTCCAAGCTCTAGCGCAGAGATCTCGGTACAATGTATCAAAGACATGGTCCGGTCGGAACTCTGTTTCTGTCAGTGCGGggcccatggtggtgaggcagTCCTGGACTAGCCCTACTTACGGTGCATTCCAGGAGGATAGGCGTCCATCAACAGAGCGGACGCCATAAATGAATAGATTTCTTGAATCGGACACTTTAGCGTGCGTGACTGCACCAGAAGTTCCGTCAAACCTTCGCTGAATGCTCCACTGACAGGCAGCCTCTCtcgagagagaaggagacaATCCACCCGGTGAGCAGCGGAGTGGAGTAACCCTGGAAGTGAACGGTGCCAAAGGAAGGCCTGGTGGGCTGCCGAGAAGAGCAGCCCCTGCTGAAGTCGCTTAGTCCGGCTGAGCTGGAGCTCATCAAGAACCTGACGTTGTAGCGGAGCGAACAATGCCGGGCCTGAAAGCTGATGGCGGCCTCGAAGGTCGATCACCGACAATGCTTCCTGATCCGGGCTCGTGACGCCTCGAACGGTCCGCAGCACCTCCACCGGGTCTGTTTCATAGACCGCGGTTGGTCTGGTGAGAACCAAAATCACCCGCATACGAACTGGGGCGGAAGAGGCTCTGGCCTGTATATGACTTTGTGACGCTTCCAGCAGGCTCTTAGTTCTCTCCAATTCCGCCAGTCCGTCCACGAAGAAACAGACGACATGCATCCACGGGCGTTGTCTCCCTTCTACAAAGCCCCATTTGCTGTATAGCTCACGCCCGATTTCCGTAGCATCTATGTAAGACTCCAggttcttctcttcggccTTCTGAACACCCCACTCCATCAACATGTTGCCCACACCACGCCGTCGGTAGGTAGGATGCGTGAAGCAGATATCCAGGACTGAACACGTAATTGGATTATTAGTTATCTTGTCGGTAGAAGAAGCTACAAGAGGAGCAGGGAAACGAACAGACATGCGGTTTGTTCATGTATGTCATTCGCGGAACGAGGAACTGCCCCATAAGTGCATTGGCAATATTACGGGCCTCGCCTGTAGGCCACCAATTGCACTCCTCGTCGGAAGTGACGCTATAAGGGTTGGTCTCGTAAATGTGCCAGCAGGCAGCGCCAACGATTTTGCCAGACTCCACATCGATCACCTTAATCCATTGGCTGGAGGGGTCGGAGCGGTGCCAGTGTATTTGCGCTTGACGGCATCCTGAATGGCTGCGTCGCGGGCAGTAGGTGAAGAGCCctggatgggaaagaagagattttTGAGGTTGCATTGCGGATTCTCATAGGCATCAAATTCACATCGGACGAGTTCGTCGAATTCGGAGTCCGAAGCCACTACGGTCAGCTTGAAGGGCATTTTGTAAGACCGAAGTTGTTAAAAAATCCAGAggatttctcttttcctcgatGCTGTATGTCAGTGTTAGCCCTAAGGAGCAAAATATGGGGGATACGTCGTACGAAGTCGTTttagggagagggggagggcgagGCGCGGGGTAAATCAGTCTTTCTGGGTAACACTAGACGTTGCCAAGTGCGGTGTTGGATTGGGTTTTCTGTTGACCCGATTGCTGAGATAATAACGAGCTGGGATCACATATCTACTTGATTTTCTAGGACGGTCGATGGCCTACTCTTTCCGTTTTAGTGCTCACCCTTCGCCGCTTTTTGCTCACTGAGTAGATCTGAGCACGCCCTGAGCAGCCTGAGGCGATCACTGAGCATGGGGTGAGCGGGAGACCGAGTGCCCTGAGCGAGTAACCTCAATAAACTGCACCCCAACTAATAATCACCCCCTTGCCCGCTTCTCCACTCGCAGTCCACTCTTTCCCGCCACGCTCCCCTAAAGCCCAACACTACCACCAGGTCTCTTTCCCCAGTAGGAAAATGATGTGATTACCACGCTGCACCAGCATGGCAAATGCTTTGGTGGGTTTCCTCTGGCGATAGACTACACAAAGCCCAGAAGTTCATGTGAGGAACTCTGGTCATCTCAAGAGTCAAGGGATCCTCGGAGCGGCCAACTGCGCTAGCCAATCAAGACTTCTCTGGCTCTTGGTTTTGAGCGAACTACTGGGTAGAAGGACATGGCCAATGTGTTCCTACAGTATCAAAACACGTAGTACTGAAGATCAATATAACCAAGTAAAAAGATTCGGTTCGAAAATTAGGACGCGGCGTTGATTAGCTGTGCCAAACCTAGCCTGGACGGTTTGATCTATACAATACAGAGGGATGTCAGATTAATTTTGATATGCGTAAACACTACAAGAAGCATCATTCTCTGCTGTCCGAAGCCTTGGCTCAAGCACAGGACAATGCCAGAGCAACATGTAGGCATAGCTGGCGTGATGGTCAACACGCAGTACGTGCAAGTAGACGTAAGCCAAAGTTCGCACGGAAGTGCTGATGTGATATCATAGTTAACCCATGGTAGTAGAGAAGAGTTGTAGAT harbors:
- a CDS encoding uncharacterized protein (COG:O;~EggNog:ENOG410PN65;~InterPro:IPR001841,IPR016035,IPR002641,IPR017907, IPR016181,IPR000182,IPR013083;~PFAM:PF01734,PF00583;~go_function: GO:0008080 - N-acetyltransferase activity [Evidence IEA];~go_process: GO:0006629 - lipid metabolic process [Evidence IEA]) — encoded protein: MQPQKSLLSHPGLFTYCPRRSHSGCRQAQIHWHRSDPSSQWIKVIDVESGKIVGAACWHIYETNPYSVTSDEECNWWPTGEARNIANALMGQFLVPRMTYMNKPHVFLDICFTHPTYRRRGVGNMLMEWGVQKAEEKNLESYIDATEIGRELYSKWGFVEGRQRPWMHVVCFFVDGLAELERTKSLLEASQSHIQARASSAPVRMRVILVLTRPTAVYETDPVEVLRTVRGVTSPDQEALSVIDLRGRHQLSGPALFAPLQRQVLDELQLSRTKRLQQGLLFSAAHQAFLWHRSLPGLLHSAAHRVDCLLLSRERLPVSGAFSEGLTELLVQSRTLKCPIQEIYSFMASALLMDAYPPGMHQFRPDHVFDTLYRDLCARAWRAVGDPDGSGHSDAIRSYFAEQFRRLSPVHTSRAIRQDELIRFGRQWSALTLPTACVFCLGRWAEHQTPCRHGICDTCVTMLGQRARGVEYHRDLAQCPLCQGALQLTVRQLPPAKRPVVLALDGGGIRGMVTLGLLRALEQRLAGAITLPEIPDLTAGTSVGSVIGTDQVYNNTSAAEACRRFPDLAQCIFQPAYSLSRIWPWLGCVLNLVRDGAYDSGALERTLQQVCQQGRRVFDVMPPLAAGRRLAIVASRISDGRPVVFPNYRGVRHGSVDLAYQRIVPHGESQNPLLRKALKCSTAAPGIFPSQYLFEIGVLQDGGVRANNPHGIAQEECRIIWPSAQTHDLLISVGTGYVPPAEEGTDSAQHGCSSLQDKAPFRLWRAYNSSPCMDGVEAFKEGLNHVVHPLRAHIFRLDHALADLPRLNDVMRVADLAKEPYIVPDELVRAVLATCFFFELDEGPMRTQGQYLCRGSVLCARREPRRILERVLVEFPVAELQTGRGEHLGRLDDDDGCMVCGYYRKVVRFYVASLDEEISIMFKGSSGQQPIGGFPATVRQFLHLQQSDAVFGRSDHQIDQWPPQRMCYYPRGVKRVRFAEPAPSRKKRRV